The following coding sequences lie in one Pseudomonadota bacterium genomic window:
- a CDS encoding alpha/beta hydrolase, whose amino-acid sequence MKKWFRLIVIIALFSLAIVSITGYASDIQSTKVGDIRMEYMMIGEGYPLVMIMGFRGTMDIWDQNVLNILSSHYRLIIFNNRGMGETEAGIRQFTIEQFADDTAGLMEALGIERAHVLGYSMGTEVAQELVLRHPRKVNKLILYAADCGGYYFPTPPEVEKKLYDTSGTNEERGKRLIGLLFPEGWLAVHLDYVKDIFSRSRQIAHPENVKQQADAMNNWKGCCDRLQQIKSPTLLVTGTEDILTLPGYSYMMVDKIPGAKLVKMENGGHGLMYQFPERFSEAVIDFLR is encoded by the coding sequence ATGAAAAAATGGTTTCGTTTAATAGTCATCATTGCCCTTTTTTCGCTGGCCATTGTATCTATTACCGGGTATGCCTCGGACATACAGAGTACAAAAGTAGGTGATATCAGGATGGAGTACATGATGATTGGTGAGGGATACCCGCTTGTCATGATTATGGGGTTCAGGGGAACAATGGACATCTGGGACCAGAATGTACTGAATATCCTTTCCTCTCATTACAGGTTAATCATTTTCAACAACCGGGGAATGGGTGAAACAGAAGCCGGGATACGTCAATTCACCATCGAACAGTTTGCCGATGATACGGCTGGTTTGATGGAAGCGCTGGGGATAGAACGTGCCCATGTACTCGGTTATTCGATGGGTACTGAAGTTGCCCAGGAGCTGGTATTGAGACACCCCCGGAAGGTGAATAAGCTCATCCTTTATGCTGCGGACTGCGGCGGGTATTACTTTCCTACACCTCCGGAAGTGGAGAAAAAATTGTATGATACATCGGGTACCAATGAGGAGCGCGGGAAAAGGCTGATCGGGCTGCTGTTTCCTGAGGGCTGGCTTGCAGTTCATCTGGATTACGTGAAGGATATTTTTTCCCGTTCGAGGCAGATAGCACATCCAGAAAACGTGAAACAACAGGCTGATGCGATGAATAACTGGAAGGGATGTTGCGACCGTCTTCAACAGATTAAGAGCCCGACCCTCCTTGTCACAGGTACGGAAGATATTTTGACGCTACCCGGGTATTCATACATGATGGTTGATAAGATTCCAGGTGCGAAGCTGGTGAAAATGGAAAATGGCGGCCACGGGTTGATGTACCAGTTTCCTGAAAGGTTTTCTGAAGCGGTTATCGATTTTTTGAGATAG